The Littorina saxatilis isolate snail1 linkage group LG13, US_GU_Lsax_2.0, whole genome shotgun sequence genome contains a region encoding:
- the LOC138945412 gene encoding lambda-crystallin-like produces the protein MADTLQADTATMNKIGIIGSGLIGKSWAMLFACSGYDVMLYDVISDQLQSALVDIEAQLSALYKEGLQRSSLTLAEVKGHICTTTILEECVTGAIYIQECVPENRDLKRDVWRQIDDVITPDDVVFATSTSAIVPSLLSDHLKKRHRFMVAHPANPPLLNPMVELVPAPWTEPAAVDRARALMEVIGQVPIVLNKEIDGFVQARIQAAIIHVAWQLVSEDYVDVESLETAMSEGLGGWYAFMGPFDVKHINANGFVDSNKKYGAMVEQVQKTFPKPELMQGPAAEKLTRDLEQWTPSNRLADRCRWRDRRMSALLQLKRKLDEEGKREEPK, from the exons TGGTCTCATCGGGAAAAGCTGGGCAATGCTCTTTGCTTGCtcaggatatgacgtcatgttgTATGACGTAATCTCAGACCAACTGCAGTCCGCCCTAGTGGACATCGAGGCACAGTTGTCTGCCCTTTACAAGGAAGGCCTTCAAAGAAGCAGTTTGACCTTGGCCGAGGTTAAAGGTCATATTTGCACAACCACCATTCTCGAAGAATGCGTCACTGGAGCCATCTACATCCag GAATGTGTCCCCGAAAACAGGGACCTAAAGCGTGACGTATGGCGACAGATCGATGACGTCATTACGCCTGATGACGTCGTGTTCGCCACCTCCACGAGCGCCATCGTGCCATCTCTGCTGTCTGACCACTTGAAGAAAAGACATAGGTTTATGGTGGCCCATCCG GCCAACCCACCGTTGCTGAACCCGATGGTGGAGCTGGTGCCCGCGCCCTGGACAGAGCCTGCCGCGGTGGACCGGGCACGGGCACTGATGGAGGTCATAGGCCAGGTGCCCATCGTGCTCAACAAGGAGATCGACGGCTTCGTGCAGGCGCGCATTCAGGCCGCCATCATTCACGTTGCCTGGCAACTCGTCAGC GAGGACTATGTGGACGTGGAGAGCCTAGAGACGGCCATGAGCGAAGGGCTGGGAGGATGGTACGCCTTCATGGGGCCCTTTGACGTCAAGCACATCAATGCGAATG GTTTCGTGGACTCGAACAAGAAGTACGGAGCTATGGTTGAACAAGTCCAGAAGACATTCCCCAAACCGGAACTGATGCAAGGACCGGCAGCCGAAAAGCTGACACGTGACCTCGAGCAGTGGACTCCGAGCAACCGATTGGCCGACAGGTGTCGCTGGCGTGATCGGCGAATGTCAGCACTACTGCAACTGAAGCGCAAACTGGACGAAGAAGGGAAGAGGGAGGAGCCTAAATGA